One genomic window of Sphingobacterium oryzagri includes the following:
- a CDS encoding MBL fold metallo-hydrolase: MKSKNKNRLRLIGYILIAVILLVGAATAIFLHTARFGSLPTGAQLERISRSPHYVEGEFKNTSPTTLLVGDKSRLQGVWEFLFTDVKDLIPEKPLPSVKTNLNALPLQEDLIVWMGHSSLYLHLDSARILIDPVLVSASPVPGINEAFPGSDIYRPEAIPSIDLLLITHDHWDHLDYETLRALRDRVKAIVCPLGVSAHLISWGYDPKIIRELDWFDASNPLPNMKLTALPARHFSGRGLTSNKSLWAGYMLQTSFGNILLSGDTGYDEHFKKIKQQFGNIDFAIMENGQYNEDWRYIHMLPEDLIRAIDDLQPNRLMTVHHSKYALARHAWYEPLAKIAEAAKAKQYTLLTPKIGEPLFLRDSTQTFTNWWEKN; this comes from the coding sequence ATGAAATCAAAAAATAAAAATCGACTACGGTTAATCGGCTACATCCTTATCGCGGTCATACTACTCGTTGGCGCCGCGACGGCGATTTTTCTGCATACAGCTCGCTTTGGCAGTTTACCTACGGGAGCCCAACTCGAACGAATAAGCCGTTCGCCACATTACGTGGAAGGCGAATTTAAGAATACATCGCCGACAACATTGCTGGTTGGTGACAAATCGAGGTTGCAAGGTGTCTGGGAATTTCTATTTACCGACGTGAAAGACCTCATTCCGGAGAAGCCGCTGCCCTCCGTCAAAACGAATCTCAACGCCTTGCCTTTGCAGGAAGATTTGATTGTCTGGATGGGCCATTCATCGCTGTATTTACATTTGGATAGTGCGCGTATTCTGATTGACCCGGTGCTTGTTTCCGCGTCGCCTGTACCCGGTATTAACGAAGCTTTTCCTGGCAGCGATATTTATCGGCCGGAAGCTATTCCGTCGATCGATTTACTCCTTATCACACACGATCATTGGGATCATCTCGATTATGAAACTCTCCGCGCGCTGCGCGATCGCGTAAAAGCAATTGTCTGTCCTTTGGGCGTGAGTGCTCATTTAATCTCCTGGGGCTACGATCCCAAAATTATTCGCGAACTCGATTGGTTTGACGCGAGCAATCCACTGCCCAATATGAAATTGACTGCTTTACCAGCTCGACACTTTTCCGGCCGTGGTCTTACGTCTAATAAATCACTTTGGGCTGGCTATATGTTGCAGACATCTTTTGGTAACATCTTGCTTTCTGGCGACACCGGGTATGACGAACATTTTAAAAAGATCAAACAACAATTTGGAAATATTGATTTCGCGATCATGGAAAATGGGCAGTACAACGAAGACTGGCGGTATATTCATATGCTTCCTGAAGACTTGATCAGAGCCATTGATGATTTACAACCAAACCGTTTGATGACCGTACATCATTCAAAATATGCGCTCGCACGCCATGCCTGGTATGAGCCTTTGGCAAAAATCGCCGAAGCGGCAAAGGCGAAACAGTACACATTGCTCACACCAAAAATCGGCGAACCTCTTTTTCTTCGTGATAGCACACAGACTTTTACAAATTGGTGGGAGAAAAACTAG